A stretch of Lactuca sativa cultivar Salinas chromosome 6, Lsat_Salinas_v11, whole genome shotgun sequence DNA encodes these proteins:
- the LOC111879659 gene encoding kinesin-like protein KIN-7N isoform X2, translating to MEKICVAVRVRPPVKSDEDSNSNCSHWKVDDNRISLHRSLSGTPLPPALSYAFDHVFDQNCSNSSVYDLLTKDIIHAVVDGFNGTAFAYGQTSSGKTFTMNGSENDPGIIHRAVKDIFAKIDMSTDREFLIRVSYMEIYNEEINDLFAVENQKLQIHESLERGIFVAGLREEIVNNAEQVLKLIEMGEVNRHFGETNMNVRSSRSHTIFRMVIESKGKDSTNLDDAIRVSVLNLVDLAGSERIAKTGAGGVRLKEGKHINKSLMILGNVINKLSEGAKQRGHIPYRDSKLTRILQPALGGNAKTSIICTVAPEEVHVEETKGTLQFASRAKRITNCVQVNEILTDAALLKRQKMEIEELRMKLEGSHAGVLEQEILKLRNDMLKYELEREKLAMELEEERKSHREREQCSNGISSQNGESLRKNLKEEASSTQQGDAFSTPTFKPIPNSFVAKRCYNSTTPVYSPLPDAFGDVVDEDTWFKMNNGFIADLDSIRMTPPKQLSSIPSFDKIQDSSIDNYKEVENLRKQLQQAIDERNEFEKQHKEQVALNNQLMEEISKLQEIPQKLSESLGNCKAVNEEIFSTFKGFAEDEKSATANLFSKTSEFVMSLMSSFEAQIYMAMNGFRKADDEKESSYSEESKKKYKDCTLETQITCWKKEMSDEIKLIKERYENLEEELDMNNQLLEASKARIHGLQKESQVLSEERDDLLVTVSDSWKRSASLNEQNEKILQDLTCEIQKRKDLEDDIKQFSVGFVSRYKSYKLFSSEIKSKVEHLKAQKPFALIS from the exons ATGGAGAAAATATGCGTAGCAGTGAGAGTGAGGCCACCCGTGAAATCAGACGAGGATTCCAATTCCAATTGCAGTCACTGGAAGGTAGATGACAACCGTATTTCTCTGCATAGGTCTCTATCCGGCACCCCTCTTCCCCCTGCTCTTTCTTATGCTTTCG ATCATGTTTTCGACCAAAATTGCTCCAATTCTAGCGTTTATGACCTCCTTACCAAGGACATTATCCATGCTGTCGTTGATGGATTCAACG GCACTGCGTTTGCTTATGGACAAACAAGTAGTGGAAAAACGTTTACAATGAATGGGTCTGAGAATGATCCGGGAATTATTCACAGAGCTGTCAAAGATATTTTTGCCAAGATTGACAtg TCAACTGATAGAGAGTTTCTCATTCGAGTCTCATACATGGAGATCTATAACGAAGAAATCAATGATCTTTTTGCTGTTGAGAATCAGAAACTTCAGATTCATGAGAGTTTGGAG CGTGGAATATTTGTTGCAGGACTTAGGGAGGAGATTGTTAATAATGCTGAGCAAGTTCTAAAGCTCATTGAAATGGGAGAAG TTAATAGGCACTTTGGTGAAACTAATATGAATGTCAGAAGCAGTAGGTCCCACACAATCTTTAGAATG GTGATTGAAAGCAAGGGGAAAGACTCAACTAATTTGGATGATGCTATCCGTGTTTCTGTCTTG AATTTGGTAGACTTAGCTGGATCTGAAAGGATTGCTAAAACTGGAGCTGGTGGAGTTCGGTTGAAAGAAGGAAAACACATCAACAAGAGTTTAATGATTCTTGGAAATGTCATCAATAAATTGAGTGAAGGcgcaaaacaaag gGGACATATTCCTTATCGTGATAGCAAACTCACTCGTATCCTTCAACCTGCACTTGGTGGCAATGCAAAAACTTCTATTATTTGTACTGTGGCACCAGAAGAg GTTCATGTAGAGGAAACAAAAGGGACCCTTCAGTTTGCAAGTAGAGCTAAACGTATCACCAATTGTGTCCAAGTAAATGAG ATTTTGACGGATGCTGCGTTATTGAAGAGACAGAAAATGGAGATAGAGGAATTACGCATGAAACTTGAG GGATCTCATGCGGGGGTGTTGGAGCAAGAAATCTTGAAATTGAGAAATGACATGCTCAAG TATGAGCTAGAGCGTGAAAAGCTTGCTATGGAATTAGAGGAGGAGAGGAAATCACACAGAGAACGAGAACAATGCTCTAATGGAATTTCTTCCCAG aaTGGAGAATCCTTAAGAAAAAATCTGAAAGAAGAAGCAAGTAGCACACAACAAGGAGATGCTTTTAGTACCCCAACTTTTAAACCGATTCCAAATTCATTTGTTGCTAAAAGATGTTACAATTCTACAACACCTGTATATAGTCCACTTCCAGATGCTTTTGGTGATGTTGTTGATGAAGACACGTGGTTCAAAATGAACAATGGCTTCATAGCTGACCTTGATTCAATTCGTATGACTCCACCAAAACAACTTTCATCCATCCCATCATTTGATAAAATTCAA GATTCCTCAATTGACAATTACAAAGAAGTTGAAAATCTTCGAAAGCAACTGCAACAAGCTATTGATGAAAGAAATGAATTTGAG AAACAGCATAAAGAACAAGTAGCACTGAACAATCAGTTGATGGAGGAGATATCTAAACTTCAAGAAATCCCTCAAAAATTGAGTGAATCTTTGGGAAACTGCAAAGCTGTAAATGAGGAAATATTCTCTACTTTTAAG GGTTTTGCAGAAGATGAAAAGTCGGCAACTGCAAACTTGTTTTCTAAAACAAGTGAATTTGTGATGTCTCTTATGTCAAGTTTTGAAGCACAAATTTATATGGCTATGAATGGGTTTAGAAAAGCAGATGATGAAAAGGAAAGTTCATATTCAGAAGAATCCAAGAAGAAATATAAG GATTGCACATTGGAAACACAAATTACTTGTTGGAAGAAAGAAATGAGTGATGAAATCAAATTGATCAAGGAAAGatacgaaaaccttgaggaagaGTTGGATATGAATAACCAGCTTCTAGAAGCTTCTAAAGCAAGAATCCATGGTCTTCAAAAGGAATCTCAAGTTTTATCAGAAGAAAGAGATGATTTACTTGTAACAGTTTCTGATTCTTGGAAAAGAAGTGCATCGTTGAATGAGCAGAATGAAAAGATTTTGCAGGATTTGACATGTGAGATTCAAAAAAGGAAAGATCTTGAAGATGATATCAAGCAGTTTAGTGTTGGTTTTGTTTCAAGGTACAAGTCATACAAGTTGTTCAGTAGTGAGATCAAATCAAAAGTAGAGCACTTGAAAGCTCAAAAGCCCTTTGCTCTTATTTCCTAA
- the LOC111879659 gene encoding kinesin-like protein KIN-7N isoform X1 — translation MEKICVAVRVRPPVKSDEDSNSNCSHWKVDDNRISLHRSLSGTPLPPALSYAFDHVFDQNCSNSSVYDLLTKDIIHAVVDGFNGTAFAYGQTSSGKTFTMNGSENDPGIIHRAVKDIFAKIDMSTDREFLIRVSYMEIYNEEINDLFAVENQKLQIHESLERGIFVAGLREEIVNNAEQVLKLIEMGEVNRHFGETNMNVRSSRSHTIFRMVIESKGKDSTNLDDAIRVSVLNLVDLAGSERIAKTGAGGVRLKEGKHINKSLMILGNVINKLSEGAKQRGHIPYRDSKLTRILQPALGGNAKTSIICTVAPEEVHVEETKGTLQFASRAKRITNCVQVNEILTDAALLKRQKMEIEELRMKLEGSHAGVLEQEILKLRNDMLKYELEREKLAMELEEERKSHREREQCSNGISSQNGESLRKNLKEEASSTQQGDAFSTPTFKPIPNSFVAKRCYNSTTPVYSPLPDAFGDVVDEDTWFKMNNGFIADLDSIRMTPPKQLSSIPSFDKIQLQDSSIDNYKEVENLRKQLQQAIDERNEFEKQHKEQVALNNQLMEEISKLQEIPQKLSESLGNCKAVNEEIFSTFKGFAEDEKSATANLFSKTSEFVMSLMSSFEAQIYMAMNGFRKADDEKESSYSEESKKKYKDCTLETQITCWKKEMSDEIKLIKERYENLEEELDMNNQLLEASKARIHGLQKESQVLSEERDDLLVTVSDSWKRSASLNEQNEKILQDLTCEIQKRKDLEDDIKQFSVGFVSRYKSYKLFSSEIKSKVEHLKAQKPFALIS, via the exons ATGGAGAAAATATGCGTAGCAGTGAGAGTGAGGCCACCCGTGAAATCAGACGAGGATTCCAATTCCAATTGCAGTCACTGGAAGGTAGATGACAACCGTATTTCTCTGCATAGGTCTCTATCCGGCACCCCTCTTCCCCCTGCTCTTTCTTATGCTTTCG ATCATGTTTTCGACCAAAATTGCTCCAATTCTAGCGTTTATGACCTCCTTACCAAGGACATTATCCATGCTGTCGTTGATGGATTCAACG GCACTGCGTTTGCTTATGGACAAACAAGTAGTGGAAAAACGTTTACAATGAATGGGTCTGAGAATGATCCGGGAATTATTCACAGAGCTGTCAAAGATATTTTTGCCAAGATTGACAtg TCAACTGATAGAGAGTTTCTCATTCGAGTCTCATACATGGAGATCTATAACGAAGAAATCAATGATCTTTTTGCTGTTGAGAATCAGAAACTTCAGATTCATGAGAGTTTGGAG CGTGGAATATTTGTTGCAGGACTTAGGGAGGAGATTGTTAATAATGCTGAGCAAGTTCTAAAGCTCATTGAAATGGGAGAAG TTAATAGGCACTTTGGTGAAACTAATATGAATGTCAGAAGCAGTAGGTCCCACACAATCTTTAGAATG GTGATTGAAAGCAAGGGGAAAGACTCAACTAATTTGGATGATGCTATCCGTGTTTCTGTCTTG AATTTGGTAGACTTAGCTGGATCTGAAAGGATTGCTAAAACTGGAGCTGGTGGAGTTCGGTTGAAAGAAGGAAAACACATCAACAAGAGTTTAATGATTCTTGGAAATGTCATCAATAAATTGAGTGAAGGcgcaaaacaaag gGGACATATTCCTTATCGTGATAGCAAACTCACTCGTATCCTTCAACCTGCACTTGGTGGCAATGCAAAAACTTCTATTATTTGTACTGTGGCACCAGAAGAg GTTCATGTAGAGGAAACAAAAGGGACCCTTCAGTTTGCAAGTAGAGCTAAACGTATCACCAATTGTGTCCAAGTAAATGAG ATTTTGACGGATGCTGCGTTATTGAAGAGACAGAAAATGGAGATAGAGGAATTACGCATGAAACTTGAG GGATCTCATGCGGGGGTGTTGGAGCAAGAAATCTTGAAATTGAGAAATGACATGCTCAAG TATGAGCTAGAGCGTGAAAAGCTTGCTATGGAATTAGAGGAGGAGAGGAAATCACACAGAGAACGAGAACAATGCTCTAATGGAATTTCTTCCCAG aaTGGAGAATCCTTAAGAAAAAATCTGAAAGAAGAAGCAAGTAGCACACAACAAGGAGATGCTTTTAGTACCCCAACTTTTAAACCGATTCCAAATTCATTTGTTGCTAAAAGATGTTACAATTCTACAACACCTGTATATAGTCCACTTCCAGATGCTTTTGGTGATGTTGTTGATGAAGACACGTGGTTCAAAATGAACAATGGCTTCATAGCTGACCTTGATTCAATTCGTATGACTCCACCAAAACAACTTTCATCCATCCCATCATTTGATAAAATTCAA TTGCAGGATTCCTCAATTGACAATTACAAAGAAGTTGAAAATCTTCGAAAGCAACTGCAACAAGCTATTGATGAAAGAAATGAATTTGAG AAACAGCATAAAGAACAAGTAGCACTGAACAATCAGTTGATGGAGGAGATATCTAAACTTCAAGAAATCCCTCAAAAATTGAGTGAATCTTTGGGAAACTGCAAAGCTGTAAATGAGGAAATATTCTCTACTTTTAAG GGTTTTGCAGAAGATGAAAAGTCGGCAACTGCAAACTTGTTTTCTAAAACAAGTGAATTTGTGATGTCTCTTATGTCAAGTTTTGAAGCACAAATTTATATGGCTATGAATGGGTTTAGAAAAGCAGATGATGAAAAGGAAAGTTCATATTCAGAAGAATCCAAGAAGAAATATAAG GATTGCACATTGGAAACACAAATTACTTGTTGGAAGAAAGAAATGAGTGATGAAATCAAATTGATCAAGGAAAGatacgaaaaccttgaggaagaGTTGGATATGAATAACCAGCTTCTAGAAGCTTCTAAAGCAAGAATCCATGGTCTTCAAAAGGAATCTCAAGTTTTATCAGAAGAAAGAGATGATTTACTTGTAACAGTTTCTGATTCTTGGAAAAGAAGTGCATCGTTGAATGAGCAGAATGAAAAGATTTTGCAGGATTTGACATGTGAGATTCAAAAAAGGAAAGATCTTGAAGATGATATCAAGCAGTTTAGTGTTGGTTTTGTTTCAAGGTACAAGTCATACAAGTTGTTCAGTAGTGAGATCAAATCAAAAGTAGAGCACTTGAAAGCTCAAAAGCCCTTTGCTCTTATTTCCTAA
- the LOC111879659 gene encoding kinesin-like protein KIN-7N isoform X3, giving the protein MEKICVAVRVRPPVKSDEDSNSNCSHWKVDDNRISLHRSLSGTPLPPALSYAFDHVFDQNCSNSSVYDLLTKDIIHAVVDGFNGTAFAYGQTSSGKTFTMNGSENDPGIIHRAVKDIFAKIDMSTDREFLIRVSYMEIYNEEINDLFAVENQKLQIHESLERGIFVAGLREEIVNNAEQVLKLIEMGEVNRHFGETNMNVRSSRSHTIFRMVIESKGKDSTNLDDAIRVSVLNLVDLAGSERIAKTGAGGVRLKEGKHINKSLMILGNVINKLSEGAKQRGHIPYRDSKLTRILQPALGGNAKTSIICTVAPEEVHVEETKGTLQFASRAKRITNCVQVNEILTDAALLKRQKMEIEELRMKLEGSHAGVLEQEILKLRNDMLKYELEREKLAMELEEERKSHREREQCSNGISSQNGESLRKNLKEEASSTQQGDAFSTPTFKPIPNSFVAKRCYNSTTPVYSPLPDAFGDVVDEDTWFKMNNGFIADLDSIRMTPPKQLSSIPSFDKIQLQDSSIDNYKEVENLRKQLQQAIDERNEFEKQHKEQVALNNQLMEEISKLQEIPQKLSESLGNCKAVNEEIFSTFKGFAEDEKSATANLFSKTSEFVMSLMSSFEAQIYMAMNGFRKADDEKESSYSEESKKKYKVAANANACWIHIHLSRSYMPIFILFTILIFSYYLS; this is encoded by the exons ATGGAGAAAATATGCGTAGCAGTGAGAGTGAGGCCACCCGTGAAATCAGACGAGGATTCCAATTCCAATTGCAGTCACTGGAAGGTAGATGACAACCGTATTTCTCTGCATAGGTCTCTATCCGGCACCCCTCTTCCCCCTGCTCTTTCTTATGCTTTCG ATCATGTTTTCGACCAAAATTGCTCCAATTCTAGCGTTTATGACCTCCTTACCAAGGACATTATCCATGCTGTCGTTGATGGATTCAACG GCACTGCGTTTGCTTATGGACAAACAAGTAGTGGAAAAACGTTTACAATGAATGGGTCTGAGAATGATCCGGGAATTATTCACAGAGCTGTCAAAGATATTTTTGCCAAGATTGACAtg TCAACTGATAGAGAGTTTCTCATTCGAGTCTCATACATGGAGATCTATAACGAAGAAATCAATGATCTTTTTGCTGTTGAGAATCAGAAACTTCAGATTCATGAGAGTTTGGAG CGTGGAATATTTGTTGCAGGACTTAGGGAGGAGATTGTTAATAATGCTGAGCAAGTTCTAAAGCTCATTGAAATGGGAGAAG TTAATAGGCACTTTGGTGAAACTAATATGAATGTCAGAAGCAGTAGGTCCCACACAATCTTTAGAATG GTGATTGAAAGCAAGGGGAAAGACTCAACTAATTTGGATGATGCTATCCGTGTTTCTGTCTTG AATTTGGTAGACTTAGCTGGATCTGAAAGGATTGCTAAAACTGGAGCTGGTGGAGTTCGGTTGAAAGAAGGAAAACACATCAACAAGAGTTTAATGATTCTTGGAAATGTCATCAATAAATTGAGTGAAGGcgcaaaacaaag gGGACATATTCCTTATCGTGATAGCAAACTCACTCGTATCCTTCAACCTGCACTTGGTGGCAATGCAAAAACTTCTATTATTTGTACTGTGGCACCAGAAGAg GTTCATGTAGAGGAAACAAAAGGGACCCTTCAGTTTGCAAGTAGAGCTAAACGTATCACCAATTGTGTCCAAGTAAATGAG ATTTTGACGGATGCTGCGTTATTGAAGAGACAGAAAATGGAGATAGAGGAATTACGCATGAAACTTGAG GGATCTCATGCGGGGGTGTTGGAGCAAGAAATCTTGAAATTGAGAAATGACATGCTCAAG TATGAGCTAGAGCGTGAAAAGCTTGCTATGGAATTAGAGGAGGAGAGGAAATCACACAGAGAACGAGAACAATGCTCTAATGGAATTTCTTCCCAG aaTGGAGAATCCTTAAGAAAAAATCTGAAAGAAGAAGCAAGTAGCACACAACAAGGAGATGCTTTTAGTACCCCAACTTTTAAACCGATTCCAAATTCATTTGTTGCTAAAAGATGTTACAATTCTACAACACCTGTATATAGTCCACTTCCAGATGCTTTTGGTGATGTTGTTGATGAAGACACGTGGTTCAAAATGAACAATGGCTTCATAGCTGACCTTGATTCAATTCGTATGACTCCACCAAAACAACTTTCATCCATCCCATCATTTGATAAAATTCAA TTGCAGGATTCCTCAATTGACAATTACAAAGAAGTTGAAAATCTTCGAAAGCAACTGCAACAAGCTATTGATGAAAGAAATGAATTTGAG AAACAGCATAAAGAACAAGTAGCACTGAACAATCAGTTGATGGAGGAGATATCTAAACTTCAAGAAATCCCTCAAAAATTGAGTGAATCTTTGGGAAACTGCAAAGCTGTAAATGAGGAAATATTCTCTACTTTTAAG GGTTTTGCAGAAGATGAAAAGTCGGCAACTGCAAACTTGTTTTCTAAAACAAGTGAATTTGTGATGTCTCTTATGTCAAGTTTTGAAGCACAAATTTATATGGCTATGAATGGGTTTAGAAAAGCAGATGATGAAAAGGAAAGTTCATATTCAGAAGAATCCAAGAAGAAATATAAGGTAGCTGCTAATGCTAATGCTTGTTGGATACATATTCATCTATCAAGAAGTTACATGCCCATTTTCATATTATTCACCATCTTAATCTTCAGTTATTATCTCTCCTAG
- the LOC111879637 gene encoding serine/threonine-protein kinase TIO gives MGVENYHVIELVGEGSFGKVYKGRRKYTGQTVAMKFILKHGKSEKDIQNLRQEIEILRKLKHENIIQMLDSFETPQEFCVVTEFAQGELFEILEDDKCLPEEEVQKIAKQLVRALHYLHSNRIIHRDMKPQNILICAGGVVKLCDFGFARAMSTNTVVLRSIKGTPLYMAPELVREQPYNHTADLWSLGVILYELFVGQPPFYTNSVYALIRHIIKDPVKYPDNMSSNFKNFLKGLLNKDPHYRLTWPRLLDHPFVAETFEDVEARELRAKTAAARGCDAAWKGEKYVQSTGLTPASPESKNRSPATIDENSQPSGQHSTIDCVSPQPESQRVTENDNIQSGCQVLDKLENNSRTVKGAKLIGQDNEALSVILLPLKNRLCRDEDAVTSNQSLRILSNLVAAAAINSTGVLDEIFWELIGFTANLLHIKKSDYNDLLLKCFSVIKKLLDTCGGGFGDSYIRHWVAIVELYKEVSQNTEDASGRVVYESIACITIIVSRVAQGFKASPATKRADVAAANEGLKEILDHAKTSGVLDTLVSCLVTCGTSLMSGSSNLIRAACEACRAIWSLIDASEIHSTKEKENPFPLRSIRSHSLDRININEDESKPLIGGASEKIVNVVTRAFLGSKAVQVAFYYCLRQRAEAAAWSSGIQIILRCCLHNTSVTGVLCGLPSSLPVTTVVSGGGDNTIISEIFSILSLCASFDRDQQTGDQNNLKNKLPNPHALICHSCLVLSAVAQSLKSSGRNSALFMLTSSPKKQRSRLSDLAHHYSLCDRIQNSFQSHSMSAMLALASILSLENSPSVETSISEIAVPLIPRSATLCDYLRISTPDGNGMRGKLSYWNGIRDGCVGLLESRLRWGGPLAIQQLCASGIPQTLVDLLGNDQLDDQIGLSPVGVVWTVSSLCQCLPGGSSTFRQVLLRKEHVKVVSDLISVVHLKGIRCWGGPGGGRNGIRDTVNAVIDLLAFPFVAVQNVPNSSSAVSAAAASVNNGYLLNMGSPGGKVSADDKDMVRAIEASMGKYIQILSEVGIPGQIIQCLEHMELKDTARAVAFLAKMTLHRSLVVQLLERGLLDPNKMRRLLDSSSPREVTLDILMIISDLARMDKVFYEHIHGANILHLLKDFLTHQDPNVRAKACSAIGNMCRHSSYFYDLLAKHKIISLLVDRCSDGDKRTRKFACFAIGNAAYHNEMFYEELRKCIPQLASLLMSAEEDDKTKANASGALSNLVRNSNKLCQDIVSKGAMQALLKLVSDCSVVALNPTRRDAITESPLKIALFSLAKMCQHPPCRQFLRSSELYPVIGRLRQSPESTIANYASVIFNKTSS, from the exons ATGGGAGTGGAGAATTATCATGTGATAGAGCTTGTAGGCGAAGGGTCATTTGGTAAAGTATACAAGGGAAGAAGAAAGTATACTGGCCAG ACTGTTGCAATGAAATTTATACTTAAGCATGGGAAAAGTGAAAAGGACATTCAGAATTTGAGACAAGAAATTGAG ATCTTAAGGAAGTTAAAGCATGAGAATATTATTCAGATGCTGGATTCGTTTGAAACCCCACAGGAGTTTTGTGTTGTCACTGAGTTTGCTCAA GGTGAGCTATTTGAGATTCTTGAGGATGATAAATGCCTTCCTGAAGAAGAAGTTCAGAAAATTGCAAAACAGTTG GTCAGAGCTTTGCATTACTTGCATTCCAACCGTATTATTCATCGTGATATGAAGCCACAAAACATCTTGATTTGTGCTGGGGGTGTTGTTAAG CTTTGTGATTTTGGGTTTGCAAGAGCAATGTCCACAAATACAGTTGTCTTACGCTCGATAAAAG GTACTCCTTTGTACATGGCTCCAGAACTAGTAAGAGAACAACCCTACAACCATACTGCTGATCTGTGGTCCCTTGGGGTTATTTT GTATGAGTTATTTGTGGGCCAGCCTCCATTTTACACAAATTCAGTATATGCACTTATTAGGCATATCATCAAG GATCCTGTGAAATATCCAGACAACATGAGTTCAAATTTCAAAAACTTTCTCAAGGGTCTGCTTAATAAG GATCCTCATTACAGGTTAACATGGCCACGTCTTCTGGATCATCCATTTGTTGCAGAAACTTTTGAAGATGTTGAGGCTAGG GAGCTTCGTGCCAAAACTGCTGCTGCTAGAGGATGTGATGCTGCTTGGAAAGGGGAAAAATATGTACAGTCAACTGGTTTGACCCCTGCAAGTCCAGAAA GCAAAAACCGATCTCCTGCAACTATAGATGAAAATAGTCAACCTTCTGGTCAACACTCAACTATTGACTGTGTTTCACCACAACCAGAGTCTCAAAGGGTCACAGAAAATGACAATATACAGTCAG GTTGTCAGGTACTTGACAAATTGGAAAATAACTCTCGCACTGTTAAGGGTGCCAAGTTAATTGGCCAAGATAATGAAGCACTATCAGTTATCTTGTTGCCTCTCAAAAACCGGTTGTGCAG GGATGAAGATGCTGTCACTTCAAACCAGTCCCTGAGAATTCTTTCAAACTTAGTTGCTGCAGCTGCTATTAATTCTACAGGGGTGCTTGATGAAATATTTTGGGAACTTATAGGCTTCACTGCCAATCTTCTTCATATAAAAAAATCAGATTATAATGACTTGTTGCTAAAG tgtTTCTCAGTTATTAAGAAGCTATTGGATACATGTGGTGGTGGTTTTGGGGATTCATATATCAGGCATTGGGTTGCTATAGTGGAGCTCTATAAAGAG GTTTCTCAAAACACagaagatgcttcaggaagagttGTGTATGAGTCCATTGCTTGCATCACAATTATTGTATCTCGAGTAGCACAAGGTTTCAAAGCATCCCCAGCCACCAAGCGTGCTGATGTGGCAGCAGCAAACGAAGGTCTTAAAGAGATACTTGATCATGCCAAAACATCAGGGGTTTTAGATACTTTGGTTTCATGCTTGGTTACTTGTGGCACAAGTCTCATGTCCGGGTCTTCAAATCTGATCCGTGCTGCTTGTGAAGCATGCAGGGCGATTTGGTCATTAATCGATGCATCTGAGATTCATTCAACTAAAGAGAAAGAAAATCCATTTCCATTGAGGTCCATCCGTTCACACTCGTTggatcggattaatattaatgaAGATGAATCTAAACCGTTGATTGGTGGGGCTTCTGAAAAGATTGTGAATGTAGTCACACGAGCATTTCTTGGATCAAAAGCTGTACAAGTTGCTTTTTATTATTGTCTTCGCCAACGCGCAGAGGCTGCTGCATGGTCTTCTGGTATTCAg ATCATCTTAAGGTGCTGTTTGCATAATACCTCAGTCACCGGTGTTTTATGCGGTTTGCCTAGTTCTTTACCTGTGACTACAGTCGTGAGTGGAGGTGGTGATAACACAATAATTTCAGAAATCTTTTCCATATTATCACTTTGTGCTTCTTTCGACAGAGATCAACAAACAGGAGACCAAAATAATCTGAAAAACAAATTACCAAATCCACATGCCCTAATCTGCCATTCATGCCTCGTACTTTCAGCAGTCGCACAATCCTTAAAATCTTCCGGAAGAAATTCAGCTCTATTCATGCTGACATCATCACCAAAAAAACAACGTTCTCGCCTTTCCGACCTCGCACACCATTACTCTTTATGTGAtcgaattcaaaattcatttcaaTCTCATTCCATGTCCGCCATGCTGGCACTCGCATCCATTTTGTCCCTCGAAAATTCTCCTTCTGTTGAAACATCAATTTCCGAAATCGCCGTGCCTTTAATACCACGGAGTGCTACTCTTTGTGATTACCTCAGGATTTCAACCCCAGACGGGAATGGAATGAGAGGGAAGCTCTCGTATTGGAATGGAATCAGAGATGGTTGTGTCGGTCTGTTGGAATCCAGACTACGTTGGGGTGGGCCTTTAGCGATTCAACAGCTATGCGCGAGTGGAATCCCCCAAACTCTTGTTGATTTATTAGGAAATGATCAATTAGACGATCAGATCGGGTTATCTCCAGTCGGCGTTGTATGGACGGTTTCGTCTCTATGCCAGTGTCTGCCAGGTGGCAGTTCCACGTTTCGACAGGTGTTGCTCAGAAAAGAGCATGTGAAAGTTGTGTCTGATTTGATATCGGTTGTTCATCTGAAGGGTATAAGGTGTTGGGGTGGACCTGGTGGAGGTCGGAATGGAATCAGGGATACCGTGAACGCGGTAATCGATCTTTTGGCGTTTCCGTTTGTGGCTGTACAAAATGTGCCGAATTCTTCTTCAGCTGTAtctgctgctgctgcttcggTGAATAAtggttatcttttaaatatgggATCTCCTGGAGGGAAGGTATCTGCTGATGACAAGGACATGGTTAGAGCCATTGAAGCAAGCATGGGAAAATACATTCAAATCCTTTCTGAG GTAGGAATTCCGGGTCAAATAATTCAGTGTTTGGAACACATGGAGTTAAAAGACACTGCAAGAGCCGTTGCATTTCTAGCCAAAATGACTCTTCATAGATCACTTGTTGTTCAACTCCTTGAAAGAGGTCTCTTGGATCCAAACAAAATGAGAAGGCTGCTTGACTCCTCATCACCACGAGAAGTTACTCTAGATATTCTCATGATCATTTCAGACTTGGCCCGTATGGATAAG GTTTTTTATGAGCACATACATGGAGCAAATATCTTACATCTCTTAAAAGACTTTCTAACACACCAAGATCCAAATGTTCGTGCCAAAGCTTGCAGTGCTATTGGCAATATGTGTCGACATAGCTCCTACTTTTATGATTTATTG GCAAAGCACAAAATCATCAGTCTCTTGGTTGATCGGTGCTCTGATGGGGACAAACGCACTCGTAAATTTGCTTGTTTTGCA ATTGGTAATGCAGCATACCACAATGAGATGTTTTATGAAGAGCTGAGAAAATGCATACCTCAACTTGCTAGTTTGCTGATGTCAGCAGAAGAGGACGATAAAACTAAAGCGAACGCATCTGGTGCTCTCAGTAATCTCGTGCGCAACTCCAACAAACTTTGTCAGGATATTGTCTCTAAAGGAGCAATGCAG GCATTGCTGAAGTTGGTGTCGGACTGTTCTGTTGTTGCTCTGAACCCAACCAGGAGAGATGCGATTACTGAGTCGCCTCTAAAAATAGCTTTGTTTTCGTTAGCAAAGATGTGCCAACATCCACCCTGTAGACAATTCCTTCGTTCTTCTGAATTGTACCCGGTGATTGGACGACTCCGCCAATCACCAGAATCAACCATTGCCAACTATGCTTCTGTCATTTTCAACAAAACCTCCTCTTAA